The following nucleotide sequence is from Oncorhynchus clarkii lewisi isolate Uvic-CL-2024 chromosome 6, UVic_Ocla_1.0, whole genome shotgun sequence.
GATCATTGTAAATCAGTTGTGTACACATTTGTTCAGAACTCAAAACCTCAACTTTGTCCTTAAACCTTGAGCTCCCCTTTCTATTCCCAATCCTTGTCCTGAGAGCAGTATGTTGATCTATCCCAAAGTTGCAATAATTAAAGACGAACCCCCTCCAACTTGTAAACCATACAGGAAATGTTCCAGAATTATTACAGTTCGTATTAAACACATAGTGGAATCAGGCGCAAACACTGTAGAGATataggctggctggctgtgggGATACAGGCTgatggtctggctggctggaggGATACAGGCTGATGGGCTGGCTGGAGGGATACAGGCAGATGGGCTGGCTGGGTGGATACAGGCTGGTGGGCTGGCTGGGGGAATACAGGCTGATGGGCTGGCTGGAGGGATACAGGCTGACGGGCTGGCTGGAGGGATACAGGCTGGTGGGCTGGCTGGAGGGATACAGGCTGGTGGGCTGGCTGGAGGGATACAGGCTGACGGGCTGGCTGGGGGGATACAGGCTGACGGGCTGGCTGGGTGGATACAGGCTGGTGGGCTGGCTGGGGGAATACAGGCTGATGGGCTGGCTGGAGGGATACAGGCTGACGGGCTGGCTGGAGGGATACAGGCTGGTGGGCTGGCTGGAGGGATACAGGCTGGTGGGCTGGCTGGAGGGATACAGGCTGACGGGCTGGCTGGGGGGATACAGGCTGACGGGCTGGCTGGGGGGATACAGGCTGACGGGCTGGCTGGGGGGATACAGGCTGACGGGCTGGCTGGGGGGGGATACAGGCTGACGGGCTGGCTGAGGGGATACAGGCTGACGGGATAGAGGCTGATGGGCTGGCTGGAGGGATAGAGGCTGATGGGCTGGCTGGAGGGATACAGGCTCGTGGGCTGGCTGGAGGGATACAGGCTGATGGGCTGGCTGGAGGGATGCAGGCTGATGGGCTGGCTGGAGGGATACAGGCTGATGGGCTGGCTGGGGGGGATACAGGCTGACGGGCTGGCTGGGGGGATACAGGCTGACGGGCTGGCTGGGGGGGATACAGGCTGACGGGCTGGCTGGGGGGATACAGGCTGACGGGCTGGCTGGGGGGATACAGGCTGTGGGGATACAGGCTGGTGGGGGGGATACAGGCTGAGGGGATACAGGCTGGTGGGCTGGCTGGGGGGATACAGGCTGAGAGGATACAGGCTGGTGGGCTGGCTGGGGGAATACAGGCTGATGGGCTGGCTGGAGGGATACAGGCTGACGGGCTGGCTGGAGGGATACAGGCTGGTGGGCTGGCTGGAGGGATACAGGCTGATGGGCTGGCTGGAGGGATACAGGCTGATGGGCTGGCTGGAGGGATACAGGCTGATGGGCTGGCTGGAGGGATACAGGCTGATGGGCTGGCTGGAGGGATACAGGCTGTGGGGATACAGGCTGGTGGGCTGGCTGGAGGGATACAGGCTGGCGGGCTGGCTGGGGGGATACAGGCTGGCGGGCTGGCTGGGGGGATACAGGCTGGCGGGCTGGCTGGGGGGATACAGGCTGACGGCTGGCTGGGGGGATACAGGCGGTGGGGATACAGGCTGGTGGGGGGGATACAGGCTGAGGGGATACAGGCTGGTGGGCTGGCTGGGGGGATACAGGCTGAGAGGATACAAGCTGACGGGCTGGCTGAGGGGATACAGGCTGACGGGCTGGCTGGGGGGATAGAGGCTGGTGGGCTGGCTGGAGGGATA
It contains:
- the LOC139412297 gene encoding proline-rich protein 36-like, translated to MLMWKQPAAFTHDDFLPNTASPPAGIPTASPTACIPTASPTACIPTASHPTCIPSACIPTASPPASIPTASPPAGIPTASPPAGIPPASPPAGIPRSQPTSQDNHPASPPAGIPPASPPAGIPRSQPTSQDNPPASPPARIPRSQPTSRYSPSQPTSQDPPQPATQPVSPEPTPKPPSLYPPSQPTSLYPHNQSTCLYPHNQPPSLYPHSQPPSLYPHSQTISLQPISLYPPSQPISLYPVSLYHLSQPVSLYPLSQPVSLCPPSQSVSLYPPSQPVSLYPSSQPISLYPSSQTTSLYPSSQPTSLYPPPASPSASIPSACIPSASPSACIPSACIPPTSLYPPSQLVSLYPPSQPVSLYPSSQPTSLYPSSQPTSLYPSSQPTSLYPSSQPTGLYPPSQPTSLYPSSQPTSLYPPSQPVSLYPLSQPVSLYPLSLYPPSQPTSLYPLSLYPPHQPVSPPPVSPQPAVSLYPPSQPASLYPPSQPASLYPPSQPASLYPSSQPTSLYPHSLYPSSQPISLYPSSQPISLYPSSQPISLYPSSQPISLYPSSQPTSLYPSSQPVSLYPSSQPISLYSPSQPTSLYPLSLYPPSQPTSLYPLSLYPPHQPVSPQPVSPQPARQPVSPQPARQPVSPPASPSACIPPASPSACIPPSQPISLYPSSQPISLHPSSQPISLYPSSQPTSLYPSSQPISLYPSSQPISLYPVSLQPVSLYPPSQPVSLYPPSQPVSLYPPSQPVSLYPSSQPTSLYPSSQPTSLYPSSQPVSLYPSSQPISLYSPSQPTSLYPPSQPVSLYPPSQPVSLYPSSQPTSLYPSSQPTSLYPSSQPVSLYPSSQPISLYSPSQPTSLYPPSQPICLYPSSQPISLYPSSQPDHQPVSPQPASLYLYSVCA